CGGATCTGGGTAGCCAAGATAATCCGGGAGAACTAAGAGATACAGGTGCAGTGCATGGCTCTCAATCATATCTCCTATGTAGAGCAACTCCCTGAGCTTTTGAATCTCTTCTCTTGGTGTGAATCCAATGGCTTTTTCCGCTGCTTCAAGGGCTGTCAGCTTGTGGGCAGCTGAACAGAAGGAACAGATTCTTGGGTAGACAGCTAAGGCTTCATCAAGCTTCTTTCCGATGGTTATTGCTTCAAAGAACCTTGGACCTTCAATGATGTTAAGCTTCACCTCTTTGACTCCCTCATCTCCCATGACTATCTCTATTCCACCTTTGCCCTCAACTCTCGCTATATGATCAACGGTGATTGGAATATACATCATTCACCCTCCTCAAAAATTTTGTTAACCATTTCCTCGAGCTTTGGATTATGAGCATTGAAAATCCTCATCCTGTCAAGGATTTCCTCCTTTGTGAAGCCTTTCTTCTTGAACTCCCTTGCCAGTGAGTCGAACCATGCAACATCATAACCAACGGCTCCTCTGCATCCTATGCACGCAACGTCATAGGCCGGACACCTTGCATCACAGCCTGCCACTGTAACTGGACCCAGACAGGGTTCACCTTTTTCGATGAGAATGCAGGAGTTGCCTCTCAGTCTGCACTCGACGCATACGGGATAATCAATGTCCTCCGGCCATGACCCCACTAAGAAGGTTCCCAATGCATAGAGAAAGTCTTTCTTTTCTGGTGGGCATCCGTAGAGCTTGTAGTCAACTTTTATAAACTTTTCAACTGGTTCCGCCATCTTTGGCTCAAATTTGACCTTTCCGTCTCCATAGACTGTCTTCCAGAGCTGCTCAAGTTCTTTTTCCTTACCCCAGCTCTGCACTCCGCCATGAACTGCACAGGACCCAACGGCAACTACAATCTTCGCCTTTTCCCTAATTTTTCTAACGAGTTCAACTTCTTCCTCTGTTGAGACGCTTCCCTCAATGAACGCTATATCAACCTCTCTCTCCTCACTGCTATCTCTGCTCAGCATATACCAACACTCGATTTTTGCTTTATCAATGAGCTGAAGTATTTCATCCATCATGGCAAACTGTAGCTGACAACCGTAGCATGATGTGAGAGCGTAAAATCCTATCCTAATCTTCCTGTTTTCCATTTCTCCTCACCTCAGTCGAGCAAGCCTGGTGTTGAAATTATGTCGAAGTATCCAAATACTGGACCATCTTTGCAGATGTACTTCCAAGAAGTGCTTGTTCCAACGTTGCAGTGGCCGCATTTGCCAATTCCGCACTTCATTCTTCTCTCCAACGTGACGAAAATGTTCTCTGGTCTATATCCGTAGTTTATGAGGGATTCAAAGACTGCCTTGTACATTCTTGGGGGCCCACAAATGGCGACAGCTGTCTTCTTTGGGTTTGTATTGGCTTCAACAATGAAGTTCTGAGGCCTACCCTTCAGTCCGGGCCATTCGGGATCTCTTGTAACACTTTGGATGATCTTCACATTTTCAGATTCTGCCAAATCTTTCATTGCCTCAAGTTCCTTGTAGAAGAGAAGATCCTTTCCATAACGAGCTGTGTTGATGAAGGTTATGTTTCCGTACTTCCATCTGTTGTCCATTGCGTAGAGGAAGACGCTCCTAAGAGGGGCAGTACCGAGACCAGCTGCTATCAAAAGCAGATCCATTCCCTCCCACTCATCAACGGGGAATCCATTTCCATAAGGCCCTCTTACCAGAACTGTATCTCCGGGCTGCAATCTGTGAACCACTGTTGTAACTCTCCCAGCTTTTCTTATACAAAGCTCGAAGAATCCCTTTCTCATTGGTGAGGAGCATATGCTTATTGGAACTTCACCAACCCCAGGAATTGTCAGCTGAACAAACTGCCCCGGCTTGAATGTCCAGGTCTCTGCTATCTCAGGATCTTCAAACCTAAAAAGGAACAGCTTTTCTTTATCTGTGAGCTTGTAAACTTTCAAAACCTTGACCTTTTCAAGAGCGTAGGGGTTATCACCATGGACAATTTGGGTGGTGGTCATCATATTCCTTCACCCCTAATATTGCTTGCATAGGCGAATCCTCTCTTTGGAATCTCCTCACTCATTTCAGGAGGACATGATTTCTCTTCAAAACCAAGAATTGTCCTTAGGTTCCTTACGAAGCTTATTCCTGCAGGACAGAAGTATGTGCACCTTCCGCATCCAACACAATAGCTTATGCCAAGCTTTTCATTGTATGCATTCTTGCACAAATAGCGGTTCATAAAACGGGATTTCTTGGTTGGTCTAAAGTTATGTCCCCCAGCAACCAGGCCGTGGCTTCTCAGCTGGCATGAGTCCCATCTTCTAATCCTAACTCCAGTGTCGCCATCAAGATTCGGTATATCTTGAACATCATAACATCTGCATGTTGGACAAGTTAGGTTACAGTTTCCACACCCTAAACAGAGCTCACTCTGCTCATCCCACATCGGGTGCTCCATTTCAAGCTCAAGGAGATAGCGCAGGTTTCCCCAATCTTCATGATATCTGAATGATTGGTGTCTCTTCTTTTCAAAGTCCCTAAAGTTACAGATATCTTGGGTTGTAACCTCCTCAAAGAGCTTTATGTTCTTGTCAACAATTCTGTGTCCCGTTGGAGTGCCGACTCTCACGAGCCATCCATCTGGAAGCTCGTGAAGGAAAAGATCAAATCCGTCATCTGCAAAGTCTGTCTCCCTCAGGTTGCAGAAGCAGTATTCATCTGGCATACAGCTTATTCCTATGATGATACCTTTCTCCCTGCGGATCTTATAGTATTTATCTGGGAATTCATCAAGGTATATCGTGTCCATAATCTTCAGCCCAAAGATGTCACAGGCATGAAGTCCAAAGATCACAAAGGGTTCAACGTTCTCAACAACTTCTTCATATTTAGCCTTTGATATGCTGAACTTAAACATCGTTTCTCTTGGCAGGAAGAAGAACTTCTTAGGTGGCATTATGGTTCTGTTGTAATGGAATTCAATTTTCCTGACATCATCTATCTCTCTGAAGTCATAAAACTTCTCTGAGATTTTTACGGGAGCATACAGCTTACCAAAGTTTTTTAAACGCTCCAGAAATTCGTAAACATTTTCCTGTGGCAGCTTCACATACCTCATAGAGATCCCCTCCCCATGAACATCATTATGCATATGCTCATTTTTGTACCTCCTCAAAGGAAACTACGGTGGGGAATAAAAAAGCCTTTCTAAACCCTTAGCTTGTTAACCAAAGGTTAAAATGTATCTGTTTGCTTCAATCTCCTGTAACTTCTACAAAAATCGCTCTTTGCTGTAGTATATGGTGGAAAAATGAACAGGATAAGTGGCGAAGGACAAATGATGTTCATTGTTGTTCTTAGATATTCCACCTTTGGTTGAGAAAGCTTCGTTTAAAAAACGCTTTTATAGCCTTAGTTGAAGAATGTAAAATGACACGAAGTATTCATTTGGACATAAAAGCACCTTATAGCCCAAATAAGTACTTAATTGAACAAAGTGATGCTGAAATGCTGAGAAGTGAACTGTGTATAGGATGTGCAGCATGTGTAAATGCATGCCCCTTTGATGCTATTGGGATAGTTGACAATAGCAAAAGAGTAATTCACTTCTCTCCAGAAAAATGCGGCAACTGTAGCTTTGAATGCAATGATGTGTGTCCAACAAGGGCAATAGAGAGAAGACCAGATAAAATAACCCTGGAATTTGAATATGCCTTCTGCCTCGAATGTGGCAGAAGATTAATGCGAACTAAGAAAGAGGCAGAATATTATGCTCAACAGTTGCTTAAAATGGGCGAAAAGGTCGAATTTGCATTTATCTGTGATGAATGTAAGATGAAAAAGATTTCCTCTGTCTCTGACAAATACTCAGGCTACCTGATTTAGGGGGTGAAGTTAAATGAAAGGTATGAGGTTCGCTTTCTTATGTAGGGAAAAACCTGAGCCCACGGGAAAAAAAGTGGCAATAATTGGTGCAGGGCCGGCTGGATTAAGTGCTGCTGGGTATTTAGTCTGCCACGGACACGAAGTTCACATATACGATAAGCTACCGGAACCTGGTGGATTGATGCTCTTTGGAATCCCAGAGTTTAGGATACCGATATACAGAGTCAGAAAGGGGTATGAGGAGCTCGAAAATGTATTTGAAGTAAAGTTTTTCCCCAGAACCAAAGTTGCCTTTGGAAACGAGGAGGAGGAAGGAGATGAATTTGTGGAGAATGTTGTAAACTTCAATGAGCTGGTTGAAAAATATGACGCTGTTCTTATAGCGACGGGAACCTGGGAGTCATGGATGCCAAACATTGAGGGTGTCGAGTTGGAGGGGGTCTATCCGGCTTTGGACTATCTCTTCAAAATCAAATCAGCAAAGCTCGGGCACATGAGCTGGGATGAGGTTCCTCCAATTGAAGGAAAACGAGTTATGGTGGTTGGAGCAGGCCATACGGCTGTAGATGCCGCTATGGAGAGCCTACTCCTCGGAGCAGAGAAAGTTTACATGAGCTACAGAAGGACCATAAGGGAAGCTCCTGCCGGTGCTTATGAGATAAACCTCCTTAAGCAGAGGGGAGTTAAGTGGCTCGAACTTACGGTTCCTGTGAGGATTGTTGGTGAGTACGGCAAAGTTGTCGCTGTTGAGTTGCAAAAATGTAAGCTTGGAGAGCCAGACGAAAGCGGAAGGAGAAGACCAATTCCGATTGAAGGCTCAAACTTCCAAATCGATGTGGATTACGTAGTATTTGCAGTTGGGCAGAGGCCAACACCACCCTTTGCTGGAGATGTTGGAATTGCCGTTGACAAGAAGGGCAGAATTGTAGTTGACTCAAGACACATGACAAGCAGGGAGGGAGTGTTCGCTGCTGGTGACGTTGTTATCGGACCATCAAAGGTCGGTAGAGCGGTGTTAGATGGTCTGCTGGCTGCTGAAAGCATGCACATGTGGCTTCTTGGGAGGTGATTAAAATGGCAAGGAGGATTCTTCACGTTGATTACAGTCTCTGTATTGGATGTGAAACCTGTCAAAGTGTTTGTGATTTCCTCCACCATGGAAAACCGAATATAAGGATTTACTACACTGAATCCGGTTTGCCAATCCCAATAAACTGTAGGCACTGTGAGAAAGCCCCATGTATGAACGTATGCCCATCAAATGCTATCTACAAGGACACCGATGGTGCGGTAATCATTGACCCCAAGAAGTGTATTGGCTGTCTGATGTGTCTTGCCGTTTGTCCCTTCGGTGCTCCAAGCTATGAAGCAAGACTTAAGGTGGTCACAAAGTGTGACATGTGTGCTGACAGAAGAAGGGTTGGCTTGGAACCAGCATGCAGTGAAATGTGTCCAGCAGAAGCAATATTCTTTGGAAGACCAGAGGAAGTTGAAGACGAGATCAGAAGGAGAACTGCAGAAAAGATTGCAAGAGAGAGGATCTCCTCCACTGTTATGGAGAGCATTGGAAGAATTCTCTGAAAACATCTATCAGCTTTTCGTTTTCTTCTCTTTTTCTCACACTGAAACGAACATATTCTGGCAGGCCAAAAGAGGTGCAGTCCCTAACTGCTATTCCTTTCCTTCTGAAGAATTCAACTGCTCTCTTTGCATCTCCGACATTTTTTATGAAGAAGTTAGCATCGCTTTTGACATCGAGGGCTCTTTCAATGCGCTCTTTTTCTTTCCAGATTAGAGGCATAGTTTTTTTCAAATGCTTAAACTCATCTTTGATAACGAACTCCAGAAACGCATAGCCTAAAGAGCCAATGCTCCAGGGCATTCTGACGCTTTTAAATGCACTATCAAAGCCAATGACATAGCCAACCCTGATTCCAGGCAAACCGTAGCTCTTCGTGAATGTTCTCAGCTTTACAACGTTCTCCCCTTTCGGGCTTCTGGCATCTTTAACGAAGTCTATGAATGCCTCGTCTAAAACCAGGAGTGAATCTGTATCTTCCACCGCTTGAATTAAAAGCTTGAGTCTTTTTGGCGGGTAAAATTTGCCATCTGGGTTGTTTGGATTGCAGAAGAAAACAATGCTACTCTTTGTAACAAATTCAGCCAGTGCTTCTGGGTTATTTGGGCCTTTGATAACCTCAGCGTTAAAAATTCTCGCAATTCTTTCATATTCCTCATAAGTGTGCTCCGAAATGATAACCCTGCGCTTCTCCCTCATGGCAAGGATGCCGAGGAGATAGAGTGCTTCGGTGATTCCAGCCGTAACTGTTACTTTTTCGTCAATCAAATTCGAAAGTTCCTCTTCAAGCTTTTCCCAATAAATGTAGCGTTTGCTTAAGGCATTAGCACGTTCAAACATCTCATCTACCCATTCTGGAAGGTAGGGATTTAAAGAGGCGGAAAAATCTAACAGTCCCTCCTCTCTTGCACCGCCGTGATGAGTTTTAAATTCAACTGGTTTAAGCATCATATTTCCTCCAACAAGCTGATTACAGCGTTCTTTAGTTCGGGAAGCTGCTTTTTAATAATAACCCAGACTATGCTCAAATCAACGCCAAAATAATGGTGAATGACTACGTTTCTTAATCCAATCACGCGCTTCCATGGAATTTCAGGATGTTGTATCCGTATATTCTCGGGAATGTGTCTGGCGGCTTCTCCAATTATTTCCAGATTTCTCAAAACAGCATCAACAGTTTTTCTGTCTTTTGTAAAGGTTTCGAAATCATATCCCTCTGTATACTCCTCAATCCGTTCAATACTTTCCAGCATGTCTTGAAGAAAAAGCCTGTAGTTCCTCTTAGACATAAACAATGTCCCTCCTAATTTGTTCCCACAACCTTTTTCGGTTCAATGCGGCGTTTTTAGTAATCAAATCAACCCTAATTCCAAGGATTTCCTCAAGATACTCTTTTAGATCTACAATCTCCCAACCAATTGGTCTCTCAAACTCAACGAGAATATCAACATCACTAAGCTCATCAGCTTCTCCTCTTGCATATGAGCCAAAGATTGCAATCTTTTTTACACCAAATCTTTTATGCAGTTCATCTTTATGCCTGCGCAGAATTTCTTCAATCTCCTCAATGGACTTCATCATTACCCCCATTTGTTATTGCACAAAAAATGATTTAACGATTTCGGAAACGAATACAAATGCTATCCATTCTCCGACAACAACCCAATAAATTCTCAAAGCTCTTCTAATATCCTCCAATGCGGGTTCTTTCCCCTCAAATCTATAAACACCTTTTTTCTCAAGCCAAATTCCTAAAACGGCACTCATAGCTGATATTGGCTTATCAGAGTTTAGCTTGAACTTAGCTTTTTTCCAGTATTCTATGACCTTCCCTGGATTAAAAGGCAGGAAAAGCAAAACAGTAATGCGAGCTGGAATGAAGTTGAGCAAATCGTCTAAACGAGCGGCAAACTTGCCGAAATAAAGGTACCGTTCATTTCTGTATCCGATCATGGCATCAAGGGTGTTTACTGCTCTATAAATTAGGGCACCATTCAGTCCAAAGATGAGATAATAGAATAGAGGGGCAACTACGCTGTCCGTCATGTTTTCAGCTAAGCTTTCAATTGCTGCTGAATTTAAATGAGCCCTATCCAGCTTTGATACATCTCTGCTCACAATCCAGCTGACATACTTCCGCTGCTCCTCAATATCCTCACGTATTGTGTTTTTCACGTGCTGGGCGAGGCTTTTGATGGCGAATGAGCTCTTTAGGAGGTAAACGCTCAAAGCAAAACTTATCCATCTATGTAAAAACTCTGGAAGCCTCGAAAGCGCAAAAGCAACCACAATCACAAATAGGGAAGCAAAAGTTCCTGCAACAAAATCTAAAGCTGGACTCCTTCTTTTGTAATCTCTATCAAAAAAACCTATCAGCCTGCCAAACCACACCGTAGGGTGAAGAAAAACGGGAGGCTCACCCAGAGTTAAATCCCAGATGATCGCGAGTATTAATATCCCGAGGTGCTCCATGTTCCGTATCTGGATATTTTGTCCTTTTAA
Above is a genomic segment from Thermococcus sp. SY098 containing:
- the hydD gene encoding NADPH-dependent hydrogenase/sulfhydrogenase 1 subunit delta, whose translation is MENRKIRIGFYALTSCYGCQLQFAMMDEILQLIDKAKIECWYMLSRDSSEEREVDIAFIEGSVSTEEEVELVRKIREKAKIVVAVGSCAVHGGVQSWGKEKELEQLWKTVYGDGKVKFEPKMAEPVEKFIKVDYKLYGCPPEKKDFLYALGTFLVGSWPEDIDYPVCVECRLRGNSCILIEKGEPCLGPVTVAGCDARCPAYDVACIGCRGAVGYDVAWFDSLAREFKKKGFTKEEILDRMRIFNAHNPKLEEMVNKIFEEGE
- the hydG gene encoding NADPH-dependent hydrogenase/sulfhydrogenase 1 subunit gamma, whose protein sequence is MMTTTQIVHGDNPYALEKVKVLKVYKLTDKEKLFLFRFEDPEIAETWTFKPGQFVQLTIPGVGEVPISICSSPMRKGFFELCIRKAGRVTTVVHRLQPGDTVLVRGPYGNGFPVDEWEGMDLLLIAAGLGTAPLRSVFLYAMDNRWKYGNITFINTARYGKDLLFYKELEAMKDLAESENVKIIQSVTRDPEWPGLKGRPQNFIVEANTNPKKTAVAICGPPRMYKAVFESLINYGYRPENIFVTLERRMKCGIGKCGHCNVGTSTSWKYICKDGPVFGYFDIISTPGLLD
- the hydB gene encoding NADPH-dependent hydrogenase/sulfhydrogenase 1 subunit beta; protein product: MRYVKLPQENVYEFLERLKNFGKLYAPVKISEKFYDFREIDDVRKIEFHYNRTIMPPKKFFFLPRETMFKFSISKAKYEEVVENVEPFVIFGLHACDIFGLKIMDTIYLDEFPDKYYKIRREKGIIIGISCMPDEYCFCNLRETDFADDGFDLFLHELPDGWLVRVGTPTGHRIVDKNIKLFEEVTTQDICNFRDFEKKRHQSFRYHEDWGNLRYLLELEMEHPMWDEQSELCLGCGNCNLTCPTCRCYDVQDIPNLDGDTGVRIRRWDSCQLRSHGLVAGGHNFRPTKKSRFMNRYLCKNAYNEKLGISYCVGCGRCTYFCPAGISFVRNLRTILGFEEKSCPPEMSEEIPKRGFAYASNIRGEGI
- a CDS encoding 4Fe-4S dicluster domain-containing protein, yielding MTRSIHLDIKAPYSPNKYLIEQSDAEMLRSELCIGCAACVNACPFDAIGIVDNSKRVIHFSPEKCGNCSFECNDVCPTRAIERRPDKITLEFEYAFCLECGRRLMRTKKEAEYYAQQLLKMGEKVEFAFICDECKMKKISSVSDKYSGYLI
- a CDS encoding FAD-dependent oxidoreductase encodes the protein MKGMRFAFLCREKPEPTGKKVAIIGAGPAGLSAAGYLVCHGHEVHIYDKLPEPGGLMLFGIPEFRIPIYRVRKGYEELENVFEVKFFPRTKVAFGNEEEEGDEFVENVVNFNELVEKYDAVLIATGTWESWMPNIEGVELEGVYPALDYLFKIKSAKLGHMSWDEVPPIEGKRVMVVGAGHTAVDAAMESLLLGAEKVYMSYRRTIREAPAGAYEINLLKQRGVKWLELTVPVRIVGEYGKVVAVELQKCKLGEPDESGRRRPIPIEGSNFQIDVDYVVFAVGQRPTPPFAGDVGIAVDKKGRIVVDSRHMTSREGVFAAGDVVIGPSKVGRAVLDGLLAAESMHMWLLGR
- a CDS encoding 4Fe-4S dicluster domain-containing protein translates to MARRILHVDYSLCIGCETCQSVCDFLHHGKPNIRIYYTESGLPIPINCRHCEKAPCMNVCPSNAIYKDTDGAVIIDPKKCIGCLMCLAVCPFGAPSYEARLKVVTKCDMCADRRRVGLEPACSEMCPAEAIFFGRPEEVEDEIRRRTAEKIARERISSTVMESIGRIL
- a CDS encoding aminotransferase class I/II-fold pyridoxal phosphate-dependent enzyme yields the protein MLKPVEFKTHHGGAREEGLLDFSASLNPYLPEWVDEMFERANALSKRYIYWEKLEEELSNLIDEKVTVTAGITEALYLLGILAMREKRRVIISEHTYEEYERIARIFNAEVIKGPNNPEALAEFVTKSSIVFFCNPNNPDGKFYPPKRLKLLIQAVEDTDSLLVLDEAFIDFVKDARSPKGENVVKLRTFTKSYGLPGIRVGYVIGFDSAFKSVRMPWSIGSLGYAFLEFVIKDEFKHLKKTMPLIWKEKERIERALDVKSDANFFIKNVGDAKRAVEFFRRKGIAVRDCTSFGLPEYVRFSVRKREENEKLIDVFREFFQCSP
- a CDS encoding DUF86 domain-containing protein, translated to MSKRNYRLFLQDMLESIERIEEYTEGYDFETFTKDRKTVDAVLRNLEIIGEAARHIPENIRIQHPEIPWKRVIGLRNVVIHHYFGVDLSIVWVIIKKQLPELKNAVISLLEEI
- a CDS encoding nucleotidyltransferase family protein, whose protein sequence is MGVMMKSIEEIEEILRRHKDELHKRFGVKKIAIFGSYARGEADELSDVDILVEFERPIGWEIVDLKEYLEEILGIRVDLITKNAALNRKRLWEQIRRDIVYV
- the cbiB gene encoding adenosylcobinamide-phosphate synthase CbiB, with the protein product MEHLGILILAIIWDLTLGEPPVFLHPTVWFGRLIGFFDRDYKRRSPALDFVAGTFASLFVIVVAFALSRLPEFLHRWISFALSVYLLKSSFAIKSLAQHVKNTIREDIEEQRKYVSWIVSRDVSKLDRAHLNSAAIESLAENMTDSVVAPLFYYLIFGLNGALIYRAVNTLDAMIGYRNERYLYFGKFAARLDDLLNFIPARITVLLFLPFNPGKVIEYWKKAKFKLNSDKPISAMSAVLGIWLEKKGVYRFEGKEPALEDIRRALRIYWVVVGEWIAFVFVSEIVKSFFVQ